A stretch of the Mycobacteroides immunogenum genome encodes the following:
- a CDS encoding serine hydrolase domain-containing protein, producing the protein MLTVALLVGACGRHSAITVADLDAQTATKLDTAINEVLARAAVPGAIVGVWGPKGKYVRTFGLANTTTRAPMRPDFYHRIGSVTKTFTVTAVLQLVDEGKIGLDDPIAKYVAKVPNADKITLRDLARMQSGLFNYSMSLAFSRDLETDPRRQYSTRQLLDYAFAQPPNFPPGQGYEYSNTNAVLLGQVVEKVSGQPLPAFVRDHITEPLGMSHTSFPDTNAIPDPHAQGYTQLTPTGPIIDSTDWSPSWASWAGAMISTLDDLRIWVPALATGALLRPDTREQRLQTVAMPPVPDDIRYGLGIFDARGWIGHNGSIPGYQTLAIYSPAEQTTVVALLNTDVAKQPAQPSTLFGTAITKVISPDHVFLLENAIPQPR; encoded by the coding sequence ATGCTCACGGTTGCGTTGCTGGTCGGCGCGTGCGGGAGGCATTCGGCCATCACCGTCGCCGACTTGGACGCGCAGACTGCTACCAAGCTGGATACCGCCATCAACGAGGTGCTGGCGCGCGCCGCGGTACCGGGCGCCATCGTCGGAGTGTGGGGTCCCAAGGGCAAGTATGTGCGGACCTTCGGACTCGCGAATACGACGACCCGGGCGCCGATGCGGCCGGACTTCTATCACCGGATCGGTAGCGTCACAAAGACCTTCACGGTCACGGCGGTGCTTCAACTCGTCGACGAGGGCAAGATCGGACTTGACGATCCGATTGCCAAGTATGTCGCCAAGGTGCCGAACGCTGACAAGATCACGCTGCGTGACCTGGCCCGAATGCAGAGCGGGCTCTTCAACTACTCGATGTCGCTGGCTTTCAGCCGTGATCTGGAGACCGATCCGCGCCGCCAGTACAGCACCCGTCAGCTGCTCGATTACGCCTTCGCGCAGCCGCCCAACTTCCCGCCGGGGCAGGGCTACGAGTACAGCAACACCAATGCGGTGCTCTTGGGGCAGGTGGTGGAAAAGGTCAGCGGGCAGCCGCTGCCTGCCTTTGTGCGCGATCACATCACCGAGCCACTCGGCATGAGCCACACCAGTTTTCCGGACACCAACGCGATCCCGGATCCGCATGCGCAGGGCTATACGCAGTTGACGCCGACAGGGCCGATCATCGATAGCACCGATTGGAGCCCGTCCTGGGCGTCCTGGGCGGGTGCCATGATCTCGACGCTGGACGACCTGCGGATCTGGGTGCCCGCGCTGGCCACCGGCGCGCTCCTGCGGCCCGATACCCGGGAACAACGGCTGCAGACTGTGGCCATGCCGCCCGTTCCCGACGATATTCGTTATGGCCTAGGAATTTTCGACGCGCGGGGATGGATCGGTCACAACGGAAGCATCCCCGGCTATCAGACCCTGGCCATCTATTCGCCTGCCGAGCAGACCACGGTGGTGGCCTTGCTCAACACCGATGTGGCCAAGCAGCCGGCGCAGCCCAGCACGCTGTTCGGCACCGCGATCACCAAGGTGATCAGCCCGGATCATGTGTTCTTGTTGGAGAACGCGATTCCGCAGCCGCGGTAG
- a CDS encoding TetR/AcrR family transcriptional regulator, whose product MPYVESAQRTKEAVAAARVVLMREGVGRTTMRAVAAEAGIPLGTLQYVFPSKQGLLKAVIEDIVGEIAQVLRGAAESETGLNNAIRRGTRNFWSQLVDDQFKLQLVQVELVTHALRTPGLENLPAWQYERYTENVALWCREAASRAGERCAVSFDRLARVLVAGVDGLIMQHIVDPNPERSAEDLESLTEMLIALASVTPA is encoded by the coding sequence ATGCCATACGTCGAGTCGGCGCAGCGCACCAAGGAGGCGGTTGCCGCGGCGCGGGTCGTCTTGATGCGGGAGGGGGTGGGCCGCACCACGATGCGTGCGGTCGCCGCTGAGGCAGGTATCCCGCTGGGAACTCTTCAGTACGTCTTTCCCAGTAAGCAGGGACTGCTCAAGGCGGTCATTGAGGACATCGTGGGGGAGATCGCCCAAGTACTGCGCGGTGCCGCGGAGTCCGAGACCGGCCTGAACAATGCGATCCGCCGCGGCACGCGCAACTTCTGGTCGCAGCTGGTGGACGACCAATTCAAGCTGCAATTGGTCCAGGTTGAGTTGGTCACCCATGCCCTGCGCACTCCCGGCTTGGAGAATCTCCCGGCCTGGCAGTACGAGCGATACACCGAGAACGTCGCCCTCTGGTGCAGAGAGGCCGCGAGCCGGGCCGGCGAGCGTTGCGCGGTCTCCTTCGACCGGTTGGCCCGGGTGCTGGTGGCCGGGGTCGATGGGCTGATCATGCAGCACATCGTCGACCCGAACCCGGAGCGTTCGGCAGAGGATTTGGAGTCGCTTACCGAGATGCTGATCGCCCTCGCGTCCGTAACCCCCGCGTAG
- the rpsN gene encoding 30S ribosomal protein S14, with amino-acid sequence MAKKSKIAKNEQRRAIVERYAERRAELKEIIRQPSSTQEQRIAAQAELARQPRDASAVRLRNRDAVDGRPRGYLRKFGLSRVRVRELVHDGSLPGVRKASW; translated from the coding sequence ATGGCCAAGAAGTCGAAGATCGCCAAGAACGAACAGCGCCGCGCCATCGTCGAGCGCTATGCCGAGCGGCGCGCGGAACTCAAGGAGATCATCCGGCAGCCGTCGAGCACCCAAGAGCAGCGCATCGCCGCGCAGGCCGAGTTGGCTCGCCAGCCACGCGATGCCAGCGCGGTGCGACTGCGCAATCGCGACGCCGTCGACGGCCGGCCGCGCGGGTACCTGCGCAAATTTGGACTGTCCCGCGTGCGCGTCCGTGAACTAGTGCATGACGGGTCGCTGCCCGGCGTGCGGAAAGCGAGCTGGTGA
- the rpmG gene encoding 50S ribosomal protein L33, giving the protein MARNEIRPIVKLRSTAGTGYTYVTRKNRRNDPDRMVLRKYDPVVRKHVEFREER; this is encoded by the coding sequence ATGGCACGCAACGAAATTCGCCCCATTGTGAAGCTGCGGTCCACCGCGGGCACCGGATACACCTACGTCACCCGCAAGAACCGCCGCAACGATCCGGACCGGATGGTGCTGCGCAAGTACGACCCAGTAGTGCGTAAGCACGTGGAATTCAGAGAGGAGCGCTGA
- the leuA gene encoding 2-isopropylmalate synthase — translation MTSFSSDEFNYTPRSVVTPNGPRAAGQPAWNTQKNSSMPVHRYRSFADEVEKIELPDRTWPDKVITRAPQWGAVDLRDGNQALIDPMSPARKRRMFDLQIRMGFKEIEVGFPSASQTDFDFIRELINENAIPDDVTVQVLTQCRPELIERTFLACEGASKVIVHFYNSTSILQRRVVFRGDKDAIKKIATDGAHKCVEEAAKYPDTHWRFQYSPESYTGTELEYAVEVCNAVGDIIKPTPENPIIFNLPSTVEMTTPNVYADSIEWMSRNLARRDSVILSLHPHNDRGTAVAAAELGFQAGADRIEGCLFGNGERTGNVCLVTLGLNLFSRGVDPQIDFSNIDEIRHTVEYCNQLKVPERHPYGGDLVYTAFSGSHQDAINKGLDQMKRDADDANSDVDDILWQVPYLPIDPKDVGRNYEAVIRVNSQSGKGGVAYIMKSDHGLVLPRRLQIEFAQSIQRITDGEGGEVNPKEIWDVFAEEYLAPITPLERIRQKVTASEEDGGTDSIAAVVKIDGKETEVNGTGNGPLAAFVDALATVGYTVNVLDYSEHALSAGDDAQAAAYVEAMVVGPDGGEAQTVWGVGIAPSITTASLRAVVSAVNRAARTR, via the coding sequence ATGACTAGCTTCTCCTCAGACGAGTTCAACTACACCCCCCGCAGTGTCGTTACCCCAAACGGCCCCCGGGCGGCCGGCCAACCGGCCTGGAACACCCAAAAGAACAGCTCGATGCCGGTACACCGGTACCGCTCCTTCGCCGACGAGGTAGAGAAGATCGAGCTGCCCGACCGCACCTGGCCCGACAAGGTGATCACCCGCGCACCGCAATGGGGCGCCGTCGACCTGCGTGACGGCAACCAGGCCCTGATCGATCCGATGAGCCCGGCGCGCAAGCGCCGGATGTTCGATCTGCAGATCCGGATGGGCTTCAAGGAAATCGAGGTCGGTTTTCCGTCGGCCAGCCAGACCGATTTCGACTTCATCCGCGAGCTGATCAACGAGAACGCCATCCCCGACGACGTCACGGTCCAGGTACTGACCCAGTGCCGCCCCGAGCTGATCGAGCGGACCTTCCTGGCGTGCGAGGGCGCGTCCAAGGTGATCGTGCACTTCTACAACTCGACGTCGATCCTGCAGCGCCGGGTGGTGTTCCGCGGCGACAAGGACGCGATCAAGAAGATTGCCACCGACGGCGCGCATAAATGCGTCGAAGAGGCCGCGAAATACCCCGACACCCACTGGCGCTTCCAGTACTCCCCCGAGTCCTACACCGGTACCGAGCTGGAGTACGCGGTGGAGGTGTGCAACGCCGTCGGCGACATCATCAAGCCGACTCCGGAGAACCCGATCATCTTCAACCTGCCGTCGACGGTGGAGATGACGACCCCCAACGTGTACGCGGACTCCATTGAGTGGATGAGCCGCAACCTGGCCCGCCGAGACTCGGTGATCCTGAGCCTGCACCCGCACAATGACCGTGGAACAGCCGTCGCCGCAGCGGAATTGGGCTTCCAAGCGGGCGCCGACCGCATCGAGGGCTGCCTGTTCGGCAACGGTGAGCGCACCGGGAACGTCTGCCTGGTCACCCTGGGACTGAACCTGTTCAGCCGTGGTGTCGACCCGCAGATCGACTTCTCCAACATCGACGAGATCCGGCACACCGTCGAGTACTGCAACCAGCTGAAGGTCCCCGAGCGGCACCCGTACGGCGGCGATCTGGTCTACACCGCCTTCTCGGGCAGCCACCAGGACGCCATCAACAAGGGCCTGGATCAGATGAAACGCGATGCGGATGACGCGAATTCGGATGTAGACGACATCCTGTGGCAGGTGCCCTACCTGCCCATCGATCCCAAGGATGTCGGCCGCAACTACGAGGCCGTGATCCGCGTCAACTCGCAGTCCGGCAAGGGCGGCGTCGCCTACATCATGAAGTCTGATCACGGACTGGTGCTGCCCCGCCGGCTGCAGATCGAGTTCGCACAGTCGATCCAGCGCATCACCGACGGTGAGGGCGGCGAGGTGAACCCCAAGGAGATCTGGGACGTCTTCGCCGAGGAGTACCTGGCACCGATCACCCCGCTGGAGCGCATTCGCCAGAAGGTGACCGCGTCCGAAGAGGATGGCGGCACGGATTCCATTGCCGCCGTGGTGAAGATCGACGGCAAGGAAACGGAAGTCAACGGCACGGGCAACGGTCCGTTGGCCGCCTTCGTCGATGCGCTGGCTACCGTGGGCTACACCGTCAACGTCTTGGACTACTCCGAGCACGCCCTGAGCGCCGGAGACGACGCGCAGGCGGCCGCCTACGTCGAGGCCATGGTTGTCGGCCCGGACGGCGGTGAGGCCCAGACGGTCTGGGGTGTCGGTATCGCGCCGTCCATCACCACCGCCTCACTGCGGGCCGTGGTGTCGGCGGTCAACCGTGCTGCTCGTACCCGCTAG
- the rpsR gene encoding 30S ribosomal protein S18, whose product MAPKTTRNRRAKLVDTKPAKPNLFAKLGVSEVDYKDTNTLRMFLSERGKIRSRRVTGLTVQQQRQVANAIKNAREMALLPYA is encoded by the coding sequence ATGGCTCCCAAGACCACGCGCAATCGTCGCGCCAAGCTGGTCGACACCAAACCTGCCAAGCCCAATCTTTTTGCCAAGTTGGGTGTTTCAGAGGTTGACTATAAGGACACGAACACCCTGCGAATGTTCTTGTCCGAGCGCGGCAAAATCCGGTCACGCCGGGTGACGGGCCTGACGGTACAACAACAGCGTCAGGTCGCGAACGCGATCAAGAACGCACGCGAGATGGCGCTGCTGCCCTACGCCTGA
- a CDS encoding flavin monoamine oxidase family protein yields the protein MVEMDVVVVGAGLAGLSAARKLVAAGKSVRVLEARDRVAGRNLGGFLSNGVPVERGGQWIGPTQTTVLELVAELGLETFASYESGDSLTILDGERIRYSDEYFGIPAEHLLEVGRLWARVEELAATVPPEAPWQAPDAHNLDRQTFDSWLTENTTDTVALRFFRFVVPAVFSAESSEMSLLHFLTYLKSSGNSLQTLLSLGGGAQERRVVGGTHQISERLASELGDSVQLGAVVRTISQNNEGVAVSYEDADASSIGVVTARQVIVAIPPTLAGRIRYLPALPASRDGLTQQIPAGAVIKFQVGYPTPFWREDGLSGFVASLDDAFNPVMDNSPPDASCGVLVGFLEGAHARTAAELSVTERRQIIVDTLVKYFGPQAAEPFDVVEQDWTAEEFTRGCYGGRLGAGVWTQYGKALAAPVGRIHWAGAEVAHVWNGYMEGAILSGRQAADEVLAAL from the coding sequence ATGGTAGAGATGGACGTTGTCGTCGTCGGCGCCGGTCTTGCGGGGCTGTCCGCGGCGCGCAAGCTGGTGGCCGCGGGAAAGTCGGTTCGTGTGCTTGAGGCACGCGACCGGGTCGCGGGACGCAATCTGGGCGGATTTCTGAGCAACGGTGTGCCCGTGGAGCGAGGCGGTCAGTGGATCGGGCCCACCCAAACCACCGTGCTTGAGCTGGTTGCGGAACTTGGGCTGGAGACCTTCGCCAGTTATGAATCGGGTGACTCGCTGACGATTCTGGACGGTGAGCGTATTCGCTACAGCGACGAGTACTTCGGCATCCCGGCCGAACATCTACTCGAGGTGGGCCGGTTATGGGCCAGGGTCGAGGAGCTGGCCGCGACCGTTCCTCCCGAGGCCCCGTGGCAGGCACCCGACGCGCACAACCTGGACCGGCAGACATTTGACTCGTGGTTGACCGAGAACACCACCGATACCGTTGCTCTGCGGTTTTTCCGCTTCGTCGTCCCGGCTGTGTTCTCCGCCGAGTCGTCGGAGATGTCACTGCTGCATTTCTTGACCTACCTCAAGTCCTCCGGAAACAGTCTGCAAACCTTGCTGTCTTTGGGAGGCGGTGCGCAGGAACGTCGTGTGGTCGGCGGTACGCACCAAATTTCGGAACGGCTGGCCTCAGAACTCGGGGACAGCGTGCAGCTCGGGGCCGTGGTGCGCACCATCTCCCAGAACAATGAGGGCGTGGCGGTGTCGTACGAGGACGCCGACGCGTCGAGCATCGGAGTGGTCACCGCCCGGCAGGTGATCGTCGCAATCCCGCCTACGCTCGCCGGACGGATCCGGTACTTACCGGCGTTGCCCGCGTCGCGCGATGGTTTGACTCAGCAGATCCCCGCCGGTGCGGTGATCAAATTCCAAGTCGGATATCCCACGCCGTTCTGGCGTGAAGACGGCTTGAGCGGATTCGTCGCCAGCCTCGACGACGCGTTCAATCCCGTCATGGACAACTCGCCACCGGATGCTTCGTGCGGAGTGCTGGTCGGTTTCCTGGAGGGCGCGCATGCACGCACAGCGGCCGAGCTATCGGTAACGGAGCGGCGCCAGATCATCGTCGACACGCTGGTGAAGTACTTCGGCCCCCAGGCTGCTGAACCGTTCGACGTCGTTGAACAGGACTGGACGGCAGAGGAATTCACTCGGGGCTGCTACGGCGGACGGCTCGGTGCCGGGGTGTGGACTCAATACGGCAAAGCACTCGCCGCGCCCGTCGGCCGCATCCACTGGGCCGGAGCGGAGGTGGCGCACGTCTGGAACGGCTACATGGAGGGCGCCATCCTCTCGGGCCGGCAAGCGGCCGATGAGGTACTTGCCGCACTTTGA
- the mrf gene encoding ribosome hibernation factor-recruiting GTPase MRF yields MRTPVVLVSGQTDTDAVVQTLARDPGTVVVTHRFDGHIVKRSVVSGGGVRAPQVTVLELAHGCVSCTIRDDLLVLLRKLHRRDDVGRIVLHLDHWLEADPICWAINTVPVRVGPGFIDGPAARDVKIAGVVSCVDSAHWMEQALGDDELPDGRTVAQVVIGQAEFADVLLVRNPEPEVLSVLRRLAPRARITARVGRVEQALDHLEDDARCGRADNPHGALLAGQPSLAADGRVALVEFNARRPFHPLRLHAAIDMLLDGVIRTRGRLWLATQDQQAMWLESAGGGLRVSAAGKWLAAMDSTEVRRVDLERRAFADLMWDYQFGDRHNAMTVLVCGADSVEVLDALRGALLTDDEMARPAEWDEFEDPFGDWHEDPCEHLAEAEAFLSYGDHNTEGNH; encoded by the coding sequence ATGCGCACGCCGGTGGTACTCGTGTCCGGGCAGACCGACACCGATGCGGTCGTGCAGACCTTGGCGCGCGACCCGGGAACCGTGGTCGTCACGCACCGGTTCGACGGGCACATCGTGAAGCGATCGGTTGTATCCGGTGGTGGCGTCCGGGCTCCTCAAGTGACCGTTCTGGAGCTGGCCCATGGTTGTGTCTCGTGCACCATCCGCGACGACCTCCTGGTGCTCCTACGCAAGCTGCATCGGCGCGACGACGTGGGCAGGATCGTGCTGCATCTGGATCACTGGCTCGAAGCGGACCCAATCTGCTGGGCGATCAACACCGTGCCCGTCCGTGTGGGTCCGGGGTTCATCGACGGGCCGGCGGCGCGCGATGTCAAGATCGCCGGAGTGGTGAGCTGCGTCGACAGTGCGCACTGGATGGAGCAGGCGCTCGGCGACGATGAACTCCCGGATGGCCGCACGGTGGCGCAAGTGGTGATCGGTCAGGCCGAGTTCGCCGACGTGCTGTTGGTGCGCAATCCCGAACCCGAGGTGCTTTCGGTGTTGCGGCGTTTGGCGCCACGGGCGCGCATCACCGCGCGCGTCGGTCGCGTCGAACAGGCCCTCGACCACCTGGAGGACGACGCACGGTGTGGCCGTGCCGACAATCCCCATGGCGCGCTGCTTGCCGGGCAGCCCTCGCTGGCAGCCGACGGTCGCGTCGCGTTGGTGGAATTCAACGCGCGCAGACCATTTCATCCGCTGCGGCTGCATGCCGCCATTGACATGCTGCTCGACGGCGTGATTCGTACCCGGGGCCGGCTCTGGCTGGCGACCCAGGACCAGCAGGCCATGTGGCTGGAGTCCGCCGGGGGCGGGTTGAGGGTATCTGCTGCTGGAAAGTGGCTAGCGGCAATGGATTCAACAGAGGTGCGGCGGGTCGACCTGGAGCGCCGGGCATTCGCCGACCTCATGTGGGACTACCAGTTCGGGGATCGCCACAATGCGATGACGGTGCTGGTCTGCGGTGCCGACAGCGTCGAGGTGCTCGACGCGCTACGCGGCGCGCTGTTGACTGACGACGAAATGGCAAGGCCCGCAGAATGGGATGAGTTTGAGGACCCGTTCGGCGACTGGCATGAGGATCCGTGCGAGCACCTGGCTGAGGCTGAGGCCTTCCTTTCCTACGGCGACCACAACACAGAAGGGAACCACTGA
- a CDS encoding type B 50S ribosomal protein L31 yields MKPGIHPDYHPVVFQDATTGKMFLTRSTVTSTRTVEWEGQEYPLITAEVTADSHPFWTGDRRIVDTAGQVEKFRRRYGTR; encoded by the coding sequence ATGAAACCCGGAATCCACCCCGACTACCATCCCGTCGTCTTCCAGGACGCCACCACCGGCAAGATGTTCTTGACCCGTTCGACGGTCACCAGCACGCGCACCGTCGAGTGGGAGGGGCAGGAATATCCTTTGATCACCGCCGAGGTGACCGCGGACTCCCATCCGTTTTGGACAGGAGATCGCCGAATCGTGGATACCGCCGGTCAGGTCGAGAAGTTCCGCCGCCGGTACGGGACTCGCTAA
- the rpmB gene encoding 50S ribosomal protein L28, translating into MSAHCEVTGRSPGFGNAVSHSHRRTRRRWSPNIQLKTYYLPSEDRRIKLRVSAKGIKVIDRDGIEAVVARLRAQGRKF; encoded by the coding sequence TTGTCCGCACACTGCGAGGTGACCGGGCGGTCGCCGGGCTTCGGCAACGCGGTATCGCATTCGCACCGCCGCACCCGCCGCCGCTGGTCACCAAATATCCAACTCAAGACCTACTACCTGCCCTCCGAGGACCGGCGCATCAAGCTCCGGGTGAGCGCCAAGGGCATCAAGGTGATCGACCGTGACGGTATCGAGGCCGTGGTAGCCCGGCTGCGCGCGCAGGGACGGAAGTTCTGA